One window of the Salvia splendens isolate huo1 chromosome 1, SspV2, whole genome shotgun sequence genome contains the following:
- the LOC121800141 gene encoding uncharacterized protein LOC121800141 isoform X1, translated as MSGAEESKEQREVVMEDGEKAMPSPQQEEESVKNKYGGLMPKKQPLISKDHERAYFDSADWALGKQGGQKPKGPLEALRPKLQPTQQQTGYRKSPCAPSEGEDRSTAQEEDATHNE; from the exons ATGTCAGGCGCAGAGGAAAGCAAAGAGCAAAGAGAAGTTGTTATGGAGGATGGTGAGAAGGCCATGCCATCACCACAGCAGGAA GAGGAATCTGTGAAGAATAAATATGGTGGGTTAATGCCAAAGAAGCAACCATTGATTTCTAAG GATCACGAACGTGCCTACTTTGACTCTGCTGATTGGGCTTTGGGAAAG CAAGGTGGACAGAAGCCTAAAGGACCACTGGAGGCTCTCCGGCCCAAGCTACAG CCAACTCAACAGCAAACAGGCTACCGCAAATCTCCTTGTGCACCGTCAGAAGGTGAAG ATAGAAGCACTGCCCAAGAAGAAGATGCGACTCACAATGAATAA
- the LOC121800141 gene encoding uncharacterized protein LOC121800141 isoform X2 — translation MEESVKNKYGGLMPKKQPLISKDHERAYFDSADWALGKQGGQKPKGPLEALRPKLQPTQQQTGYRKSPCAPSEGEDRSTAQEEDATHNE, via the exons ATG GAGGAATCTGTGAAGAATAAATATGGTGGGTTAATGCCAAAGAAGCAACCATTGATTTCTAAG GATCACGAACGTGCCTACTTTGACTCTGCTGATTGGGCTTTGGGAAAG CAAGGTGGACAGAAGCCTAAAGGACCACTGGAGGCTCTCCGGCCCAAGCTACAG CCAACTCAACAGCAAACAGGCTACCGCAAATCTCCTTGTGCACCGTCAGAAGGTGAAG ATAGAAGCACTGCCCAAGAAGAAGATGCGACTCACAATGAATAA
- the LOC121800159 gene encoding heavy metal-associated isoprenylated plant protein 39-like produces the protein MKKFVLNLDLQNDKDQQRRALKTISTLSGIDEISIDLKGKKLTVIGTVDPVSVVSKLRKKSWPAKIISVGPAKEPEKKEEPKKEEPKKEEAKKQEEAKKEEEPKKEEAKKEEAKEGEKKEEPKKEEEKKQEPEMMHHQMMQVMGTGLPYRPYRPYYPPMPTYYPVHHSMEENPNACIIS, from the exons ATGAAG AAATTTGTGTTGAATTTGGATTTGCAAAATGACAAAGATCAACAAAGAAGGGCTTTGAAGACGATCTCAACTCTTTCTG GAATCGATGAAATTTCCATCGACCTGAAGGGGAAGAAGCTAACCGTGATTGGAACGGTCGACCCTGTATCCGTGGTTAGCAAACTTCGCAAAAAGAGCTGGCCGGCCAAGATAATCTCGGTGGGGCCAGCCAAAGAGCCGGAGAAGAAGGAGGAGCCTAAGAAGGAGGAACCCAAGAAGGAGGAAGCGAAGAAGCAAGAGGAGGCGAAGAAGGAAGAGgagccgaagaaagaagaggcGAAGAAGGAGGAGGCTAAGGAaggagaaaagaaagaagagcctaaaaaggaggaggagaagaagcaGGAGCCGGAAATGATGCATCATCAAATGATGCAGGTGATGGGCACGGGATTGCCGTATAGGCCTTACCGGCCCTACTATCCTCCTATGCCCACATACTACCCTGTGCACCACAGCATGGAAGAGAACCCGAACGCGTGCATTATAAGCTAA